Below is a genomic region from Zea mays cultivar B73 chromosome 9, Zm-B73-REFERENCE-NAM-5.0, whole genome shotgun sequence.
tgtgaacttcaagtgtaagggcgagaggctccaagttgtggagattcctcgcaaacgggattaagaaaagaaaagcaaaacatcgtggtattcaagtgggtctttggaccgcttgagaggggttgattgcaaccctcgtccgttgggacgccacaacgtggagtaggcaagcgttggtcttggccgaaccacgggataaacccttgtgccatctctgtgattgatatccttgtggttattgtgtttttgttaaggctcctctctagccacttggcgattattgtgctaacacttaaccaagttttgtggcttaagttttaagttttacaggatcacctattcacccccctctaggtgctctcagttttaactgtgatcaatattgtaagggcaagagactccaacttgtggagattcctcacaagggAAACATCAACTATAAAGAAGAAAacaatggtattcaagtggatcattggatcgcttgaaaggggttgagtgcaaccctcgtccattgggacaccacaacgtggaagtaggcaagtgttctacttggccgaaccacgggataaaaatcgatgTGTCACTTGTTGCTATTCTTGTGCAATcttctactcacttgataattgctctaagtttaatattcACTTTgtaaagagcaattaagtgaagaagtcatctcTTTCTCTCTCGAAATAGTACCTTGGTTTTGatttcactaacatttcataatccaagtttgtgctatttagtgttgatttttacaggatcacctattcaccctcccctctaggtgctctcaagtagcCCTTGAGCATTTGGAGGATTGAAATGGAAATGTGTTATATGGCAATCTAActtggttttggtgattaatgaccaaCATAGCCTCtagtactaactagtttgctaggtGTGTACTTGCATGTTCATGAGTGCCAATATGTAGAATTCAActgaacttgtagttcaaacagaGGCAACATATGGTAAAACTTAGATGAGATGAGCTATGACTAGTTCACAAGTTTGGAAAAGTTATAGTTGCCCTTAGAAATGTTCTTGAGCACCTTAGAGGCTTTGTATTGTGAgattttaggaaaaggtgtatctGGAGCCGAGTTTGATCCTAGAACATGAATTTAAGTTGGAGAATCATAAAAGTTCAAGATCTATGACTTAGACCTAATAGTCAGTCTTCAAATAAGTTTGTCTAAGACATAGAAAGGTTGTCAAAGTTAGTCAAATTGTTTGGAAGAAGATATGAAGAAATATTTCAATATCAGCTGTTATGGGGCGCACGGGACCCTTCTTCCAAAGGCGTTTATATGAGGCTAAAGTGGTCTCGTACATCGGATCAATCCGATGGCACGTCGATCCACTTTACTAGAGAGCATTGTAGGAGCGCAACTGAGACCTCGTGCACCGGTGGCACACTCGACCTCTTTAAGAGAGAGGTATGTACATGAAGCACGAAGCCTTTGGCAGTCAGActagtctggtgtgcaccagaccaGTTGGGTCCCACGGAGAAGTCTCAGAGCTCAACGGTCAGTTCAACACCAATCTAACGTGGTAGAACATGTGGTGTGGTCCAGTGAGTGAAGGCAGGGTCGAAGGCAATCCCGTTGAATGAGGTTACCGTTGAAGGTCCGATGGTGCACCTAACCAATCCCGTGCCCCCTAAGAAAGACCAGATTTCACTAATTTCTAGCAATGACTATTTTGGAGGTTttaaggctataaataccccctcaACATGCCTACTCGAGTTACTAATCACCTCTAGAGTtgagcaacattccaatacacttGTACAACACATCCACACCATTATGAGAGATCGAAGGACCCAGTCTGAGCCGAGATATCGGTTATATAGAGAGTGTGCTTAAGCGATCTTCCTTCTTGGTGTTGTTGCCATGTTTTCTTAGCTCTTGTTTTGGTGATCTGCTGTTGTAAAAGCTGGCAATAGGATCCAGATCTTGTGGAGTTCCTTGCGGATATTTTGTCTATATTCTTAGTGGATTTGAGGGCTCAAGGTTGATATGTGGATCACTTGAGAGAGTCGAGAGACATTTCATCCTCAAGGACACCTCAACAGGgacgtaggttctttggaactaagcctcagtaaaacaaatcgtgTCTCTCTTGTGTTCTATATTTTCATTGTGGTTTGTTCTTTTCTTCCCACCCTCTCCAAATCCTCTTGATTGGACCCTGATTTATATCACTCTAGTtgttctctaagtcaaattcttaaCTCATAAGAGCCACAAGTCAAATTTTATATTGATTTCTCCTCTTGATATTAATTATACTTGTCTAACCTCTAATTTGGGATCTAGTTTATTCTAAGTGTTGAAATTTCAAGcgttgcctattcacccctcctttAGGCAACAATCAAGGATCTTGATGCTCCATTGGAGGCTTATTTCAAGTTGGCACTATTGACGACACGCTAGTTCCTACCAAGGACGCGTGTGCGGACTCGGTGAGTCTAGCACCTTGAGCCTCTAAAAGAATCATAGATTTATTCAGAGGGTCCTTTCATCTTTGAAGGTGTATGGTCGGTTGTTTCACCAAGGATGCGCTAGCAAACTCGATGAGTCTAGCCACCTAGCATCTAAACTGAACCACATATTCATTTTGAGGGTATTTTGATTTTAGGGCACAACCTATGTTGTTGGGATTGTTGTTTGTGTTCACGTTTGAAGGGTACTGATACTGATCCCTAAGCCTCCACGCTTGTAGAGGATCGATGCCGATCCTTAAGCCTCCATATGATGTAGAGGATCGATGAGAGGGTCATTTTGACTTTTTACATCATCATCCCTTTCACGTCTAGTTTGTTACAGACAAAGGGGTTTGGTATGCACCCACTTTTCCTTGTTGGACGAAGTGGGGTGCTCAGTGAGTTGACGACTGGTAAGTTTGAGTGATGGTCGGGTTCCCCATCAAAGGGATCTGATGTATTAGTTAGTGATTAACTTAAAAAATGGTGACTTCCATCCCCATATATTTTCAGAGATTGTCCAATGACTTGGATTTGGATTTTATGTACCCTTTTGTCATTTGAGTGAGTTCTTCCTTCCTTCTTTTCTATTAAACTTTGTGTTTGTGCGGTGGTGTTGACCGTACACTCATCAAAGGAGAGATTGTGAACACAAGATTGATATGGTCTCTTGTGGTTCGGGTTGTGATGAGTTATTGTCAACAAGTGTAGCGTCCTGGGTTGAGTTGTGTGGACTAACCAATGCATTAGTGTGTTTTTGCAACATGTTTGTGAGAGcacatagaggggggtgaatatgtgatcctgcAAAATTAGTTCTAGACAACACAAACTCGGTTTATATTATGTGTTAGTGAAAACTAAAACCAAGTTAGGATGATAGAGAAGaagagagaactcttcacttgattgcttctTTATGATGGGTATTAAACTTATGAGCAATAATATAAGTGAGTAGAGAACTCAAGGAGAGAGTAATCACAATTAATGAAATTGACAAGAGATACAATGATTTTTACCGTGGTTCAACTAATCCCTACTCCATGccgtggtgacctcctttggtcaagggttacactcaacccctctcaagagaTCCAAATATCAAGCTTGAGTGACACAGATATCTTCTTTATATCAATATCTTGCTGCgacgaatctccacaaattgaagtctcacaccttacacaattGATTACAACTTGTTTGATAGAACTCTTTGCAAACGACTTCACCTAACAAGACAAATTGGTTTACTCTCTTAGTAAAAAAATATGTCTTTCCACAAGTTAGTGTTTGGCATGGCTTCATACAAGTCAAAGAAATTGACACTAAAGTCCTTCAATCCAGGTCATTTTTAAGAATGCTCTTAAGAGGAGTCGAATTTTTTTCATATGCATACATCCTTGTCATCCAAAATCTTAGGGCTGGATTGTAAAATCCGGCTTAAATAATCTATATGTAAAACAAACATACATATTATTATactagattatataatttggatGTCATATTATTATAATATCATAATCTACTTAAGATgtgcttatttgagattatttatGGTAAAGTACACACTACCTATGGCAACTTTAGGATAATTTACCCACCATTGCCACTTTTTGCACACAAAAAAACATTTCATTTATTTTCCCTTGCTCCTGCTACATAATAAAAAAATCCAAAAAATTAGGTTACTGACAGTTACATCTAGACAGTTACATCTAGATTATTTaacctagattatataatccaaaatATTTAACGTATATATGAtttagattatataataaaaCAAACAGACCCTCGGTCATCCAAAGTCAGCACGGAACTGATCTAGAACTTGACAATCTCAATCTCTAATAATTCAGCCTGTCTAGATAATCATATCCTTTTATGTTCTCACTTGCAATTCCGAAGTGTATAAATTAAGCCCGCGCATACTTCAAAATTTTCGGCGTCCCTTTTGAATTGTGGGCTTCCGGCGTGCCAGGTGCCACTATCCTTTGATGAGTCCAGCGTCTGATACTCTCGTGATGAGAGCTGTTTTTTCCCCACACATGCTGGTAAGCGCGTTGTGGTTTGGCAGAAGCATCATGGTAATCAACTAGATGTTTCCAATCCTTTTTTTAATTGCTGTTTTGAATTTGGGGTGGGAGCTGGTAGCGGGTTTTTGTTTGATGGAAATGGAATGGTGGTGGATAGAGGAGCGAAAAGCTGGGAAAGCCTAGTTAGGCTGGTGCCAGTGCGGGCGGCAGCGCGGGCGAGAAGAGGCCGCTGCCGTCCGCGCACGGGCGATAGGCGGGCGAGAGGCCGGCGCCGGGCGATGGCGCTGGCGCCCGGCGAGAGCGGGCGATATCGCCTCGCTCTCGCCCGCGCTGGAGCGCCCGCCCGGGCGAGAGGcgggcgagagggaggcgagAGGGAGGCGAGGCACTGGCGGGGCGAGAGCGCGGGCGAGAGTGACGTGACGcgatctgattggtccacgtgtcgcgatctgattggtccacgtgtgctagccgttgcaactagccgtttttgaccatTTGGAGTCCAAAAAATTCGAAAAAAATTGCAAAAAATCACAAATTTCATCCCCAACTCCCCTTTCTTCACACAATGTCGGGTTGGTCCGATTAGAgttatgtaattttattttaattatcATGTCATTATATTTTAATTATTATGTactttgtaatttttaattcaataaaaaatattatgttgtgtgttttctgagcgttgaaataaatccgcgtgaattacttaattctgaaatagaaaagctgacgtggctatagcctgaggctgtagcctgctgcagcctgtgcactggagcagcaggggcgagagtggaggcgagagctgacgtggcaggggcgagaGGGAGGCGGTGCACTGGACTCAGCCTTATGACCTGTCTCTCTTTCTCACGAACTCCGAGCCAAAAAGCGTCCCCACACATCACCCCGTCTTTATTGCTACCCTAGCTGATACTAGGCATAGCAGTGGCGGCCTAGCGGCGGGGCTGTGTTTGTGCGCGTAGCAAATCTCTTTCTTTTCCCTTTCCTTTTATTTGCTCCGCCTTTATTAATTTCCGTTTCCCGTAATTTCCTCCTCCTTTTCCCAGTTCCCACCTTGCTTCCTCTCCTCGCTTTGCTTCCTCTCTGGCTCTCTCTCACATGCCTGCCTACTACTCCCtcaagcaagcaagcaagcaagctGCAAGAGGTCAGGAGGAGCCGTGACTGTGAGTGAGCGGCGTCTGGTGTGAACTGTGAAGTGAGGACTTGTTGGAGGAGGACGGAGCGCGGAGGGTCATGGCATGGTGATGGACCTGCTGCTCCCCCTCACTTTGCCCCTAGGTACCGTACAGGCGTGCGCGCGGGCATCAGTCACCACCCCTTCCTAACTCCCACCAAATCTCTCTCCCCTGCTTTCCGCTTTCTCCcactgtctctctctctcttgatTTTTTTATCTGTCTTCTAGCTCCAGATTTCAAAAAATTATTATCTCTTGTGAGCAACTTATAGCTGACTACTAGCTGAGACTAAGGCCCTGTTCCAATCTCgtgagataaactttagcagcttttttttagctacttttagccatttgtagtctaaacaggagagctaatggtggcaattgaaactaaactttagcacttcaactcatatagctaaagtttagcaggaagctaaagtttatcccgtgagattgaaacgggACCTAAAAGGGTGCGGTTTCTGGCTTAACTTCCATGTTACCGCTAGTGCTCTAGGCAGCCTTAGCTAGCCTCGCAGTCCTGGGAGGAGGAGAAGGACAAGGTCTCTGATCAGCTCCAGCTTGTCTGGTCAAAGCTGAGGAGCCTGCTTGGGCTGCCTGTGAGTCCAAGCTCGACAGGACCACTGCCACTGTGAAGCACAGCGGCAGCGGCGACGAGACGAGGACGCGGAAGCTGCCAAGCGGATAGATCTACGCAAAATGGAGACCAAGGACGTGTCGCcgcttgccgccgccgccgcggcgcccGTGCTTGCACCGGcctctcagcagcagcagcagcagccgccccAGCCGCAGCAGCACCACCACCAGCCACCGCAGCCGCAGcatcagcaccagcaccagccgccgccgccgccgttcccGCAGCAGGCGGCCCCGGCGGCGGCCTCGTCGCCCGCCGCGTCCATGCCCGGCGGCATGCGCCTCTCGTTCGACCATATGCCCGGGAAGGCGCCCGGGGagcagcaccaccaccaccaccacgcgGCGCCGCCCATGCTGTACGCGGCGCCACCGCAGGGCGCGGGTGCGCCGGGGGGCAGTGTGCTCGGCATGGGCGAACTGATGCGCAAGAAGCGCGGGCGGCCGCGCAAGTACGCGCCCGACGGGAGCATGGCTCTGGCGCTGGCCCCCATCTCTTCCGcctcggccggcggcggcggcggcgccgcagCCCccgggcagcagcagcagcacggcGGGTTCTCCATCGGTAGCCCCCCGTCCGACCCCAGCGCCAAGCGCCGCGGCCGGCCCCCCGGCTCCGGCAAGAAGAAGCAGTTCGAGGCCCTGGGTAcatgttctctctctctctctctctcgtactAAAGCCCTGCCTGCCTCTGCGTACATGCTTCTTACTCGTGCTGTGCTCGTTTCTTCGCTCGTGCAGGTTCTTGGGGCATCGCTTTCACCCCTCACATCCTCGCCGTCAAGGCAGGCGAGGTAAGATTCACAGATCTTGTTCAGCTTCCATACGTTTTGCTGCAATCCTTGCTGTTGCTGGTCGTAAATCTTGTAGATCTGCGAGTCCGCGCATCTCCTCTGTGCGCGTGTCATGTGTGGCTTCTTGCCAGAAGGCCAAGTGACCGCTGAGCGGTGCTCCTTTGTGCTCTGTCCTGGCATGCCGTTGGGAAGCCCGGCAGGTTGTGAGCTCGCGTGGCGTGGGTGTTCGTCAGACAGACTCCCAGCACGGCTGACACATGACCGGGGCCACTGTCAGTGGTAGCAAGCCGGTACTAGTGGGTGATGCCCTCGGTGTCATTCCGGAATCTGACTGATAGTCTGTCTGGTGCTGCCAGTACCAGCCTCTGAACCCTGTGGTGTACGATGAGGGACTCCAGGCAGCTGGCGCCTTTTGGTTGTGCAGACTTCACTCTTGAGGCTTGAGTGAGGGTGCATATGCTGGTCAAATTACTCCGTGGTAGCAAACAATTATATTAATTGCCTCCTAATATCATTGTTTTTTGTGAATCATGCTGGCTGATCGAACTTGGTAGCATGGATGCAACATTTTACTGGTGTTTGCTAACCTTATTACTCTTAATTAAATTGATGGATCTCGAGCGGTAATCTAAATTTACTTTTTTTACCAGTTTGAATTGGATTAATTGTGTGGTTTCTGCATATAGATCGACCAATCTGGAACTGAATAATTTGATATTCATCTCTCTGCTCCAACATTTGCTTTCAGCGAGCTCCTTAGAGTTCTAGCTCTATGCAAGCTGTTAGCTAGCATGGTGCAGGGCCAAGCCATGCATTTGGTCGTGCCTTTTTTTTGTCTCTTTATGGCTATGAGGTTACTTCTCCATTTATTGCCAGTGGGTGAAAAACTTCTCATTTCTGTTCTAATATCTGCTTCTTGACTGACACTCAGGATGTTGCTTCAAAAATAATGACATTCTCACAGCAAGGCCCTCGCACAGTCTGCATCCTCTCGGCGAATGGCGCGATTAGCAACGTTACGCTTCGGCAGCCAGCCACATCTGGTGGACTAGTTACTTATGAGGTATGGTGTTCTACTGCATCTTTTGGGAGCATGGTACCAGAATCTAACAATCTTCCATAGAGCAATTGGTCATCTTGGTACTCTGTACCTCTGTAACAACCTGTTGGGTTGATGAGAATGCCACCCTGGTTGTTGGGAAACATTGGGTTTCAGATGAGGGGAAGGAGTATGCTGTTGTTAGCTTCTTTTTTCCTGACTTAGGTCATCTGAATGGATTGACAAGCACGGCAATTGACTCAGTTCGCCCAGCAATTCTTTTCAGCCTAGTGTTTGGATTTTAACTGGGAGTTACAACTTTGAAGCGAAGGTTGGGTTCTTGGATGACATCTGGCAAAGTATTTTGTCTTGCTGATACATGTTCCAAGTACCACCTTAGAAACAATAGATGCTCTGAGAAATGTTTGAATATCAGTTATGAGTGTTAAATATAGGCTTAGTTAGTTTTAATAAAATCGTCACGTCTTTTAGTCTTCAACTGTGCAATTAATTTTATAATCAGACTATGTTTAATACCCGCAATTATCATTCAAACATTCAATGTGGCATGGACTAGACTTTACAAATCGTGTCTGCCATTCATTGCTACACCTGACAACGCTATGCGCATTTTCTTCTGGCAGGGGCGTTTCGAGATAATCTCGCTGTCCGGTTCTTTCCTGCTCGCGGAGGATGGTGACACTCGCAGCAGGACTGGTGGCTTGAGCGTCGCGCTCGCGGGATCTGACGGCCGAGTTCTTGGAGGGTGTGTCGCTGGAATGCTTATGGCTGCAACTCCTGTCCAGGTCCGGTGCATGTTGATTTTCTTCCTCACCCCAGCTAGACGACATCTGTTCGGTTGCTTTACATCACTGATCACTTGGTATCTGTACCTGTGTCTGACTGGCCTTCAATCAGGTCGTGGTGGCTAGTTTTATCGCAGAGGGGAAGAAATCTAAGCCAGCCGAAGCGCGGAAGGTCGAACCGATGGCTgctcccccgccgccgccgccacagaTGGCTGCCTTCGTGCCGGCTCCGGTGGCCACCAGCCCTCCGTCGGAGGGGACGTCCAGCGCGTCGTCTGATGACTCCGGCAGCCCGATCAACCACGGTGCGATGCCGTTCAGCCACTCCAGTCAGCACCAGCACCCTCACCAGCACCAGCAGCACATGCCGCCTGCCTACGCGTCCGGGGGCTGGTCCCTCTCGGTGCACCAGCAGAACAGGCATGATTCTGACATGAAGATGATGTCGAACTAACAGGCGCCCCATTCGTTGGTGTTTGGGCTGGAGAGGAAGGAAAGGAACCTGCTGATGGTTAGGTTGGTACTGCTGCTATGAAACGGTCCTCTTGCGCGTCGTCTGTGCTCTGGTCAGTGACGACGTGTCGATCTGCTACTTAAGCTAAGCTAGCTAGGAGAGTTAGGGTTCATGGTCTCACCCCCCGCTGTTGTGCCCCTGAGTAAGATTAATTTAATTTGAATTAGTCGCTCTCATAATGCTGCGAGT
It encodes:
- the LOC100192715 gene encoding AT-hook motif nuclear-localized protein 13 isoform X1, producing METKDVSPLAAAAAAPVLAPASQQQQQQPPQPQQHHHQPPQPQHQHQHQPPPPPFPQQAAPAAASSPAASMPGGMRLSFDHMPGKAPGEQHHHHHHAAPPMLYAAPPQGAGAPGGSVLGMGELMRKKRGRPRKYAPDGSMALALAPISSASAGGGGGAAAPGQQQQHGGFSIGSPPSDPSAKRRGRPPGSGKKKQFEALGSWGIAFTPHILAVKAGEDVASKIMTFSQQGPRTVCILSANGAISNVTLRQPATSGGLVTYEGRFEIISLSGSFLLAEDGDTRSRTGGLSVALAGSDGRVLGGCVAGMLMAATPVQVVVASFIAEGKKSKPAEARKVEPMAAPPPPPPQMAAFVPAPVATSPPSEGTSSASSDDSGSPINHGAMPFSHSSQHQHPHQHQQHMPPAYASGGWSLSVHQQNRHDSDMKMMSN